TTCAAACCACTTTACGGTGATATGCACGATGCACAGTCCACAGCAAGCTGTGTTGGCTGTCACGCAAAACTTGTTGCACAGGATGCATCATGTGCGGGCTGTCACTCCATGATTCCAGTTAAAAACTTCAACGAAAAGTCTTGCGCAACCTGTCATAACGCTAACGGCGTTACCGCAGAACAGGCAGCTAAAATGAGCAAAGAAGAACGTAACGCAGTTGCTGCTGCTGTTATTGCTGCTCGCGAAGCTGGCAAAGTAGCGTACACCGCTGAAGAAATTCCTGAATTCGTAAAAATTGACGCTCTTGCTGACAAGTACGAAGCATCCAACATGCCGCACCGCAAAATCGTTGAAACTATGCTCAACGCCACCGCGGACAGCAAACTTGCTGGTAGCTTCCATGCAGAAAAAGGCAAAGTATGTCAGGCCTGTCACCATCAGAGCCCTATGAGCATCAAGCCTCCTAAATGTCAGAGCTGTCATAACGAGTCATTCACAAACGGTGACCGTCCGGGTCTTAAAGCTGCTTACCATCAGCAGTGCATGACCTGTCACACCGAAATGAATATTCAGAAGCCAAAGAACACTGAGTGCGCAGGCTGCCACGCCGCACGCGCTAACTAGGAATCAAGGAGCAATTATGCATCGCAGAAAATTCCTAAGCCTGCTTGGCGGCGCCGGTATTGCTTCCACCTTGGGAACTACTAAGGCGAAGGCTGCCAGCAACGCTTCATTTGACGGATACCCGGACGCAATGGGCGTCCTTCACGACAGCACCCGCTGTATCGGTTGCCGTAAATGTGAAGAGGGATGTAACACTGTAAATAAACTTCCAAAACCTGAGAAACGCTTCGACGACCTCTCTGTTTTGGATACAAAACGCAGAACATCCGCCACCGTGCACACTGTAGTGAACAAGTACAATGTTGCCGGTCTGGATCACCCTATTTTCCGTAAACAGCAGTGTAACCACTGCATGGAACCAGCATGTGCATCCGCATGTTTTGTTAAAGCGTTCACCAAAAACCCAGACGGCTCCGTTACTTACAACGGCGACGTTTGTGTTGGTTGCCGCTACTGCATGATCGCATGCCCGTACTCTGTTCCTACTTTTGAATACGATGATCCATTAGATCCACTCATTCAAAAATGTACTATGTGTCACCCGCTTATTAAAGAAGGCAAACTTCCGGGCTGTGTTCAGGCATGTCCTAAAGAAGCTCTCACCTTCGGCAAGCGTTCTGACCTTATTGAAATCGCACGCGAGCGCATCCGCAAGCATCCTGACCGCTACGTAAAGAAAATTTACGGCGAAACAGAAGCTGGCGGAACCAACTGGCTCTACCTTGCTCCAGTAAAACACACTGAACTTGGTCAGCCTGTTGTCGGTAAAAAATCCGCTCCGGAGCTTACCGCTGGTGCTCTCGGCGCTGTTCCTATGGTAGTAGGCATCTGGCCTGTACTGCTTACCGGTGCATACGCAATCAGCAAGCGTAAAGAAAAAATCGCTGCTGACGACCAGAAAGCCGCTGTAGCACAGGCTGTTTCTGAAACTCAGTCCGCTGCTGACGACAAGCTTAAAGCTGCAATGGATAAAGCTGCTAAAGATAAAGCTGCTGCCGTTGAACGCGAAACAAAGAAAGCTGTCGCTAAAGCTGAAAAAGAGTTTGAAGAAAAGCTTGCTGCACTCCAGAACCCTGAGAGCGAAGAAGTAGACGAAAGCTCCAAGCCTGAGGGAGATGCATAATGAGTCACGATCAGAAAAAATTCTGGCACGCCGGAAACATTCTCACTGCTATCATCCTTGCTGGCGGTCTGGTACTTACTTTCCTGCGTTTCTATAAAGGTATCGGCGCTGTATCCAACCTTGACGACAACAACCCTTGGGGTCTGTGGATCGGCTTCGACCTTATGTGTGGTGTAGCATTGGCTGCCGGTGGTTACGTAACTTCCGCATCCTGCTACCTGTTCGGCATGAAGCACTACCATTCCGCAGTGCGTCCTGCTATCACAACCGCTTTTCTTGGCTACTTCTTCGTAGTTGTAGCTCTCCTGTACGATCTGGGTCACCCATGGAGACTCCCGTACCCGCTGGTATACTCTCAGGGCACAACCTCCCTGCTTTTCGAAGTAGGCTTGTGTGTATCCCTGTATGTATCAGTTCTCTTTATTGAGTGGTCTCCAGCAGCATTCGAATGGCTCGGCATGCGTAAGCTTCGCAGCATTGCACTCAAGCTTACTCTGCCTCTCACCATTATGGGTGTTGTACTTTCCACTATGCACCAGAGCTCTCTCGGCGCACTGTTCCTTATTGCACCGGGTAAACTGCATCCGCTTTGGTACTCCAGCTTTATGCCTGTGTTCTTCTTCATCTCCTCCATGGTGGCTGGTACATCCATGGTTATTTTTGAAGGCACACTGGCGCATAAAGGTCTGCACCGCATGATGGATGAAACACACCTTAAAGAAGCTAACGGCGTAGCATTCGGCTTTGCAAAAGCTGCCTCCTTCATTCTTGCCGGTTACTTCTTCATTAAGCTGTTCGACATCACAATGGACAACGACTGGAAATACCTCGCCACCGGTTACGGTGCAATCTTCCTTGTTGAAATGTTCGGTTTTGTACTGCTTCCTTCTTTCCTCTACGCAATCGGCGTACGTGAAAAGAACCTGAAGATTGTACGCATTGCATCCGTGCTTGGCGTACTCGGTATTGTTGTAAACCGCTTCAACGTGAGCATGGTTGCGTTCAACTGGCAGCTTCCTGCTGCTGAACGTTACTTCCCAAGCCTCATGGAAGTCGGCATTTCTATTTTTGTTGTAACTCTTATCGTTACTACATACCGCTTCATCACTACCCGGATGCCAGTTCTTTTCGAACATCCGGAGTACAAAGACGCTCATTAGTCCGGAGGTTAATACTATGGAAACAATCTATACTCTCCACGACTTCATGCTTCACACCAAAACCATCACATACGTGCTGATGGGTGTGGCTCTGGTCAGCTTTGTCGGTTACTGGACGTTCCTGTCCGGCAGAGACGAAAAAATGAGAAAGTACTAGTCAGGACGGGAGGATTTTCCTCCCTCTAGACAAGGAGATTACAATGATAGCTTTTCTTACCGGACCAATGCTGTGGATATCACTGCTGGTATTCTTTGGCGGTCTTACAGTTCGCGCCGTGCTGTACGTGCGCGGTCTTAACTGGCAGCTTGACCGTGTTGCATATAAACCGCATATGAACCTCGGTCTTCGCGGTGCTATTCACTCCATCCGTTGCTGGCTCATTCCGGGCGGCACATACGGCTGGCGTCAGCAGCCATTTATGGCAACAGGCTTTTTCCTGTTCCACATTGGCGCAATCCTGCTTCCGCTTTTCCTGATCGGTCATCAGGAACTTCTTAAAATGGCATTTGGTTTCAGCCTGCCGACCTTACCGTCCAGCGTTGCAGATGCACTTACAGTTCTTGCAATCATCGGTGGCTTTATGCTTGCTATCCGTCGTATTGCGCTTCCTGAAGTACGTATTCTTACAACTCCATACGATTGGTTTATCCTCGGCATTTCAGTAGCACCGTTCGTAACAGGCTTTATTGCCCGTCTGCATCTCGGTAACTATGATTTCTGGCTTACTTGCCACATCATTACCGGCGAAGCTGTGCTGCTTCTGGCACCATTCACCAAGCTGTCCCACATCGTACTGTTCTTCATGTCCCGTGGTCAGCTCGGCATGGATTACAATATCAAGCGCGGTGGCGCTAAACGCGAAACCGCATTCCCGTGGTAACAGCAAGCTGCTAGGAGAAAACAATGCCTCAAGGTACTTTTTGTAACACCACACCAATCAGCACCGAAGAAGAGCTTAAAGCTCTGCTCGGTGATAAAGGTGGTGCACAATACTACGCTGAGATGGAAGAGCTGGACGTTGATACCGACGCCCTTGCTGCTATGCTCGAAAAAACCTGTCAGTCCCGTATTCGTACGTGGCTCGAAATATGTGCCCACTGCGGCATGTGTGCAGACTCCTGCTTCCTGTACCGTGTAAACGATCGCGATCCAAAACAGGTTCCTGCATACAAAATCCAGTCTACCCTTGGTGAACTGGTTAAGAAAAAAGGCAAAGTGACTAACGAGTTTATGCGTCATTGCGTAGACGTTGCATGGTCACAGTGCACATGTTGTAACCGCTGTGGCATGTACTGTCCGCACGGCATCGATATGGGTGTCATGTTCAGCTACTTGCGCGGCGTTCTCAACTCTCAGGGTTTTGTACCTTGGGAAATGAAAATCGGTTCCGGCATGCACCGCGTGTACAACGCTCAGATGGACGTTACCACTGAGGACTGGATTGATACATGTGAATGGATGGCGGACGAATACGGCGAAGAGTGGCCGGGTCTTGAGATTCCTGTTGATAAGGAAGATGCGGACATCATGTACACTCTTAACGCTCGTGAGCCTAAACACTATCCGGAAGATCTTGCAGAAGCTGCTATCCTGTTCCACCTCGCTGGTGAAAACTGGACTGTACCAAGTGTAGGCTGGGAGCAAACCTCCCTTGCTATGTTTGCCGGTGACTGGGCAGCATGTAAAATGCAGGTTGAATCTGTATACAAAGCAATTGAACGCCTCCGTCCAAAACGTGTTATCGGCACCGAGTGCGGTCACGCACACCGTGCAACCGTAATCGAAGGTCCTTACTGGGCTGGTCGTGAAGACGGTCTGCCGCCTGCACCGTACATTCACTATGTTGAATGGGTTGCAGAAGCGCTGCGCACAGGCAAGATCAAGATTGATCCAGAAAAGAAAATTAAAGAACCTGTTACACTTCAGGATTCCTGTAACTACGTGCGTAACCACGGTTTAGCTAAAGCTACCCGTGAAATCATGAGTTACATTGCTGAAGACTTCCGCGAAATGGGTCCTAAGCGCGAACACAACTACTGCTGTGGCGGTGGTGGCGGCTTCAACGGTATTGGTAAATACCGTAAAGAACGTAACAAAGCGCTTCAGACTAAACGCGATCAGATTCTTGCAACTGGCTGTAAGCTTGTTATTGCACCGTGCCATAACTGCTGGGACGCTATCCGCGATCTCGAAGAGGAATACGAAATCGGCATCCGCTGGTCATTCCTCAAACCGTTGCTTATCAAAATGGCTATTGTTCCGGATCACCTTAAGCTTCCAGAAGAATAGTACTTTCGCTCACTATAGTAAGATTACAAAAATCTGTGTATCTCTCATACACAGAAGCGGCTATGTAACCATACCGTTCTGTCTTACATCTAGCGAGTTATCCTCCGGAGCGGAGAGCGTACCGCTTTCCGCTCCGGTTTTCATCTTGGCGCCACGGCAGGTGCCCGCAACGTTTATCAGAAGAGCACGGTATGAGAAAACGTATCCTTGTTATTGAGGATGATCCCAATGTCCTCGAGTACATGATCAATTTCCTACAGGCTGGTGATTACGATGCTGTGGGTGCACAAAACGGTCATACAGCCCTTGATATTGCAGCGGGAACTCCTTTTGATCTGATTACTCTGAATATGGAAATGCGCCACGATTCCGGCGCAGTAGTCTATAAAAAGTTGGCTTCCGGCAATTACAATAGCGAAACACCGTTCATTTTTGTGGGTGGTCCAAAAGAAATTCATCAAGCCATTCCTAATGCTGTGGCAACAGTAAACAAGCCCTTTGATCCCGACCGGATGCTCAACATCATCCGGCAGACTCTCGGCGAATAGCAATCACGCTAGGTCGATTATGAAATTTACCACACGAAGCCGTTATGCAACCCGCATGCTTCTCGATATCGCAATGAACGAAGAAGATGGTCCTGTCTCTATTAAAGATGTAGCTATGCGACAGGAAATCTCCATCAAGTATCTAGAAAAGCTCATGCGTGACTTAAAAAAAGAAGGCTACCTTAACAGCATATTGGGTGCTAAAGGCGGCTACCATCTTGCGCGCAATCCTTCACAGATACGTTTGGGTGAGCTTGTACAGGCTCTGGAAAAAACAGAGCCATGTTACGGGTGTGACGAACAACACTCCTGCTGCCCGCGCATTCATGTATGTCTCACACGCACAATGTGGGAAGAAGCCTCAAAGGCTATGTACCAGAAGCTAAACCAGTTTTCACTGGCAGACCTTATCCGCGATACTTCATTGTGCCCTAAAAACCAGCCGGACTCTGTTCCCTCGCGGGCATAATTACACTTCTGCACTTACTGCGCAGGTTCTGCGCATTATATTTTTGCCCGCAGCGCATACTTATAACAGCCAGATCCCGCGCAGATTTATAAAAAAACAGCTTGACAACCAACCAAAAACTTTCTGCCCCATCCCTTGACTTTGAATACATAAGGGCATAGTAAATAGCAGTTCAGCGCTTGCTGTCGTGCTATTGTTGCGCGCCAAGACAGGGCATACGGGGTTCGCCCCACGCACTGTTTGCTGAAAACATCCTGTGGTCGTAAGACCGTCGTTTACGGGGTGGCCTTTTTTCAGGGGCCTCCTTTTTTTTATTTGAGCGACAGGAAATAAGGAAGCAAAAATGACCGGAAACGGACTGTACCAGCAGATCAAAGATATAATTACCCCACTCGTCGAAGACGCAGAGCTTACCCTTTGGGGATTTGAGCTTGCCTCCGGCCAACGTATGGTGGTTCGAATTTATGTAGAGGGCGCTGACGGTGTTACCATCGACCAGTGTGCAAAATTATCCAGACACATCGGCTTGACTCTTGAAGTAGAAGACGTGCTGTCCGATGCGTATACACTGGAAGTTTCTTCCCCCGGCCTTGAACGCCCATTTTTCACCGCAGAGCAGGTATCCAGATATGTTGGAAAACCTGTAGCGCTTGTACTGCGCGATCCTCATGATGATTTTCCGGGACGCCGCAAATTCCAAGGCGAAGTCAAGTCCGTAACAGACAATACTATTGTCCTCACTCTTCCAAATGATGAGGGCGACCTGACTATTGATTGGAATGATCTGAAAAAAGCACACTTGGTACACATTTTTCCTGATACCAGCAAAGGCAAGAAAAAGAAGTAGGCAGACTTAGCGCAAGAGCGAGTCGGAGGAAATCAAATGAGCATGGATATTAAAAAAGCCATCGACCAGATCAGTAAAGACCGCGGTCTTGACCGTGACATGCTGGTTGACACTTTAGAAGAAGCAGTTCGCACGTCAGTTATTCGTAAATATGGCGAAGACCTCGACGTGGAAGTAAGCTTTAACGAAGACACCGGTGAAATTGAGGTGTTCCAGTTTAAAGTCGTTACTCGCGATGAAGATATCGAAAACGACATTACACAAATTTCTATTGAAGATGCTCGTGAACACGACCCTTCAGTACAGCTCGACGACGAAATGGGCTTCCGCCTCAAGGTAGAAGACCTTGGTCGTATTGCTGCACAGTCTGCCAAGCAGGTTATTATCCAGCGCATGCGTGACGCTGAGCAGGAAATTATCTA
The DNA window shown above is from Halodesulfovibrio sp. and carries:
- the hmcB gene encoding sulfate respiration complex iron-sulfur protein HmcB, with product MHRRKFLSLLGGAGIASTLGTTKAKAASNASFDGYPDAMGVLHDSTRCIGCRKCEEGCNTVNKLPKPEKRFDDLSVLDTKRRTSATVHTVVNKYNVAGLDHPIFRKQQCNHCMEPACASACFVKAFTKNPDGSVTYNGDVCVGCRYCMIACPYSVPTFEYDDPLDPLIQKCTMCHPLIKEGKLPGCVQACPKEALTFGKRSDLIEIARERIRKHPDRYVKKIYGETEAGGTNWLYLAPVKHTELGQPVVGKKSAPELTAGALGAVPMVVGIWPVLLTGAYAISKRKEKIAADDQKAAVAQAVSETQSAADDKLKAAMDKAAKDKAAAVERETKKAVAKAEKEFEEKLAALQNPESEEVDESSKPEGDA
- a CDS encoding RrF2 family transcriptional regulator, whose translation is MKFTTRSRYATRMLLDIAMNEEDGPVSIKDVAMRQEISIKYLEKLMRDLKKEGYLNSILGAKGGYHLARNPSQIRLGELVQALEKTEPCYGCDEQHSCCPRIHVCLTRTMWEEASKAMYQKLNQFSLADLIRDTSLCPKNQPDSVPSRA
- the hmcF gene encoding sulfate respiration complex iron-sulfur protein HmcF → MPQGTFCNTTPISTEEELKALLGDKGGAQYYAEMEELDVDTDALAAMLEKTCQSRIRTWLEICAHCGMCADSCFLYRVNDRDPKQVPAYKIQSTLGELVKKKGKVTNEFMRHCVDVAWSQCTCCNRCGMYCPHGIDMGVMFSYLRGVLNSQGFVPWEMKIGSGMHRVYNAQMDVTTEDWIDTCEWMADEYGEEWPGLEIPVDKEDADIMYTLNAREPKHYPEDLAEAAILFHLAGENWTVPSVGWEQTSLAMFAGDWAACKMQVESVYKAIERLRPKRVIGTECGHAHRATVIEGPYWAGREDGLPPAPYIHYVEWVAEALRTGKIKIDPEKKIKEPVTLQDSCNYVRNHGLAKATREIMSYIAEDFREMGPKREHNYCCGGGGGFNGIGKYRKERNKALQTKRDQILATGCKLVIAPCHNCWDAIRDLEEEYEIGIRWSFLKPLLIKMAIVPDHLKLPEE
- a CDS encoding response regulator, producing the protein MRKRILVIEDDPNVLEYMINFLQAGDYDAVGAQNGHTALDIAAGTPFDLITLNMEMRHDSGAVVYKKLASGNYNSETPFIFVGGPKEIHQAIPNAVATVNKPFDPDRMLNIIRQTLGE
- the hmcD gene encoding sulfate respiration complex protein HmcD, giving the protein METIYTLHDFMLHTKTITYVLMGVALVSFVGYWTFLSGRDEKMRKY
- the hmcC gene encoding sulfate respiration complex protein HmcC translates to MSHDQKKFWHAGNILTAIILAGGLVLTFLRFYKGIGAVSNLDDNNPWGLWIGFDLMCGVALAAGGYVTSASCYLFGMKHYHSAVRPAITTAFLGYFFVVVALLYDLGHPWRLPYPLVYSQGTTSLLFEVGLCVSLYVSVLFIEWSPAAFEWLGMRKLRSIALKLTLPLTIMGVVLSTMHQSSLGALFLIAPGKLHPLWYSSFMPVFFFISSMVAGTSMVIFEGTLAHKGLHRMMDETHLKEANGVAFGFAKAASFILAGYFFIKLFDITMDNDWKYLATGYGAIFLVEMFGFVLLPSFLYAIGVREKNLKIVRIASVLGVLGIVVNRFNVSMVAFNWQLPAAERYFPSLMEVGISIFVVTLIVTTYRFITTRMPVLFEHPEYKDAH
- the hmcE gene encoding sulfate respiration complex protein HmcE, which encodes MIAFLTGPMLWISLLVFFGGLTVRAVLYVRGLNWQLDRVAYKPHMNLGLRGAIHSIRCWLIPGGTYGWRQQPFMATGFFLFHIGAILLPLFLIGHQELLKMAFGFSLPTLPSSVADALTVLAIIGGFMLAIRRIALPEVRILTTPYDWFILGISVAPFVTGFIARLHLGNYDFWLTCHIITGEAVLLLAPFTKLSHIVLFFMSRGQLGMDYNIKRGGAKRETAFPW
- a CDS encoding ribosome maturation factor: MTGNGLYQQIKDIITPLVEDAELTLWGFELASGQRMVVRIYVEGADGVTIDQCAKLSRHIGLTLEVEDVLSDAYTLEVSSPGLERPFFTAEQVSRYVGKPVALVLRDPHDDFPGRRKFQGEVKSVTDNTIVLTLPNDEGDLTIDWNDLKKAHLVHIFPDTSKGKKKK